A stretch of the Chitinophagales bacterium genome encodes the following:
- a CDS encoding arylsulfatase produces the protein MKLKSLLTTLLIAATCISAQAQKKDAAKAPAGKPNIVVIMADDIGWFNIGAYNQGMMAVKTPNLDKLAEQGMRFTDYYAEASCTAGRANFITGQLPIRTGMTTVGQAGAAIGLPSAACTMASALKDLGYSTGQFGKNHLGDKNEFLPTVHGFDEFFGYLYHLDAMEDIYDPSYPKDLINTVGPRNIVHSWATTTDDATEMPRWGKIGKQKIVDEGPMPPHPVEGVKYNMETVDDAFLASSIEFMNKAKKDNKPFFCWLNPTRMHAVTHLSPKYEKMRNAENNWTISEAGMAQLDDIVGSVMQYLKDNGMEDNTIVMFTTDNGTENFTWPDGGQTPFAGGKGTVMEGGFRVPCILRWPGHVPAESVQNDIFSGLDWFPTFLAAAGNPNIIDELAKGKTIDGNTYKNHLDGYDQTALITGKGPSARHEVYYFAESTMGAVRLDDFKYRFVDQPGGWLGGTVKPNWPILTNLRLDPFERTGMGQSMMYFDWYEFQFWRYVFVQQQVGKIAQTFLDYPPMQAGASFNLSALKAELEQKMKDMNKDK, from the coding sequence ATGAAATTAAAATCACTGTTAACCACGCTGCTAATAGCTGCAACATGCATCAGTGCACAAGCGCAAAAAAAGGATGCTGCAAAAGCACCTGCAGGCAAACCAAATATTGTAGTCATCATGGCTGATGATATTGGGTGGTTTAATATCGGAGCCTATAACCAAGGTATGATGGCTGTTAAAACGCCCAATCTCGACAAGCTCGCTGAACAAGGTATGAGGTTTACGGATTATTATGCCGAGGCAAGCTGCACTGCGGGCCGGGCAAATTTCATTACAGGACAGTTGCCAATTCGGACGGGAATGACCACCGTTGGGCAGGCAGGTGCAGCTATCGGTTTACCGTCTGCGGCCTGTACCATGGCCAGCGCTCTTAAAGACCTGGGTTATTCAACCGGACAATTCGGAAAAAACCATTTAGGCGATAAGAATGAGTTCCTTCCAACTGTTCATGGCTTCGATGAATTCTTCGGCTACTTGTATCATCTGGATGCCATGGAAGACATTTATGATCCCTCTTATCCAAAGGATTTAATAAACACTGTTGGTCCTCGTAACATTGTTCACTCCTGGGCTACTACTACTGATGATGCAACAGAAATGCCACGATGGGGCAAGATTGGCAAACAGAAAATAGTGGACGAAGGTCCAATGCCACCACATCCGGTTGAAGGAGTTAAATACAATATGGAAACAGTGGATGATGCATTTCTTGCTTCTTCAATTGAATTTATGAATAAGGCAAAGAAAGATAACAAACCGTTCTTCTGCTGGCTTAATCCTACTAGGATGCATGCCGTTACACATCTCTCACCAAAGTATGAAAAGATGCGTAATGCCGAAAATAATTGGACTATTTCTGAAGCAGGTATGGCTCAGCTTGACGACATTGTTGGGTCTGTTATGCAATATCTCAAAGACAACGGAATGGAAGATAATACGATTGTTATGTTTACAACTGACAATGGTACGGAGAACTTTACCTGGCCGGATGGCGGTCAAACTCCTTTTGCCGGAGGTAAAGGCACTGTTATGGAAGGAGGCTTCCGTGTGCCTTGCATCCTGCGCTGGCCGGGACATGTACCTGCTGAATCTGTTCAAAACGATATATTTTCAGGATTGGATTGGTTCCCGACATTCTTAGCAGCTGCAGGTAATCCGAACATAATAGATGAATTAGCTAAGGGAAAAACTATTGATGGTAACACTTATAAAAACCACCTGGATGGTTATGATCAGACTGCACTCATTACCGGCAAAGGTCCCTCTGCACGACATGAAGTATATTATTTTGCAGAGTCCACAATGGGGGCGGTTCGCCTCGATGACTTCAAGTATCGTTTCGTAGATCAGCCAGGTGGTTGGCTTGGCGGAACTGTTAAGCCAAACTGGCCTATACTGACTAACCTGCGCCTCGATCCATTCGAACGTACAGGTATGGGGCAATCTATGATGTATTTTGATTGGTATGAATTCCAATTCTGGCGTTATGTTTTTGTTCAGCAGCAGGTAGGCAAAATAGCCCAAACGTTTCTTGACTATCCGCCTATGCAAGCTGGTGCAAGCTTCAATCTTTCTGCATTAAAGGCAGAACTGGAGCAGAAGATGAAAGACATGAATAAGGATAAATAA
- a CDS encoding DUF1269 domain-containing protein, which produces MSYFKAFTFSGKNEAGKALDKLEWNNTSYYWLDDVAEISVNKRGTYRVHSTWAQDSSNVPGGIGYGALVGGLIGSLLGPAGTAAGAALGGSMGGFVGASLNVEFNDPVLDTFAASLLPDTSALVIIGDQPTIAAVTAALVEYKVQAFETELDKDAEKALRKALNTAVAA; this is translated from the coding sequence ATGAGTTATTTTAAAGCATTTACGTTTTCTGGGAAAAACGAGGCAGGAAAGGCACTTGACAAGTTAGAATGGAACAATACGTCCTATTACTGGCTTGATGATGTAGCTGAAATTTCCGTAAACAAAAGAGGGACTTATCGTGTACACAGTACATGGGCACAGGACAGCAGCAATGTTCCCGGAGGTATCGGATACGGGGCATTGGTGGGAGGTTTAATTGGCTCATTGCTTGGACCGGCAGGCACTGCTGCAGGTGCGGCATTAGGTGGTTCAATGGGCGGTTTTGTTGGAGCAAGCTTGAATGTGGAATTTAACGATCCTGTTCTGGACACGTTTGCTGCTTCCTTGCTGCCTGATACATCAGCATTAGTAATTATCGGTGACCAGCCAACCATCGCAGCTGTTACAGCAGCTTTAGTGGAGTATAAGGTTCAGGCATTTGAAACCGAACTCGATAAGGATGCTGAAAAAGCGCTAAGAAAAGCCCTTAATACGGCTGTTGCAGCTTAA
- a CDS encoding response regulator gives MIYIIEDDSSVRRSFEIFLDAAGMEFMSFGDAEAFLADASYSDNDLLLLDINLAKMSGLDLLHKLSADKKRINAIVITSLEDVRSRESCKQYGVKAFLRKPVDGEALMDLIKYNLHA, from the coding sequence GTGATTTACATTATAGAAGATGATAGTTCAGTGAGGCGTTCTTTTGAGATTTTCCTTGATGCGGCGGGAATGGAATTTATGTCTTTCGGAGATGCAGAAGCGTTTTTGGCTGATGCAAGCTACTCGGATAACGATTTGCTTTTGCTTGATATTAACCTCGCAAAAATGAGCGGGTTGGATTTGCTGCACAAGCTTTCGGCGGATAAGAAACGTATCAACGCTATTGTGATAACTTCATTGGAAGATGTGCGTTCGCGTGAAAGTTGTAAACAATATGGTGTGAAAGCATTTCTGCGCAAGCCGGTGGATGGCGAAGCATTGATGGATTTAATTAAGTATAACCTTCATGCATAA